In Bdellovibrio sp. GT3, one genomic interval encodes:
- a CDS encoding flagellar hook assembly protein FlgD yields the protein MTMVNAKLGVNAFGATNEKPTSTNVASTLSASDKAKVGEEDLGAVANKLADPNWTDPTQKVRTTGNPNMDKDAFFKLMLTQMKNQDPTNPMKSHEMAAQLANFSSLEQMQNINKTLEEMKAAQKPSENFQALNLIGKAVAGDSSKVVRGVNDREHDFRFSLPMAAEEVTVKVRDADGAVVREYNLKGLKQGDNKLTWNGEDTKGMKAAAGEYQFLAEAKTADGKKLGIKTDFDGVITGVSYSSEGPVLNVGNQAIRFRDVKKITDPRLMRNDQNVNDVTNLDLKKDDATGQTKKEANVVQQSPTTASAPAPKSKIMDTVGLSRDMMEKIAKETAK from the coding sequence ATGACAATGGTCAACGCGAAATTAGGAGTGAATGCTTTCGGTGCAACAAATGAAAAACCGACAAGCACAAATGTGGCTAGCACATTGAGCGCTTCCGATAAAGCGAAAGTCGGCGAAGAAGATCTTGGCGCGGTGGCGAACAAGCTTGCTGATCCGAATTGGACTGATCCTACTCAGAAAGTTCGTACGACGGGTAATCCAAATATGGATAAGGATGCATTCTTCAAATTGATGCTTACGCAAATGAAGAATCAGGATCCGACAAACCCAATGAAGTCACATGAAATGGCAGCTCAATTGGCGAACTTCTCGTCACTCGAGCAAATGCAGAACATCAACAAAACCCTTGAAGAGATGAAGGCAGCACAAAAACCTTCTGAAAATTTCCAGGCGTTGAATTTGATCGGCAAAGCTGTTGCGGGTGATTCATCCAAAGTTGTGCGCGGCGTGAATGACAGAGAACATGATTTCCGTTTCTCGTTGCCAATGGCAGCAGAGGAAGTGACAGTGAAAGTGCGTGACGCTGATGGAGCTGTCGTGCGTGAGTACAACCTGAAAGGTCTGAAGCAAGGTGATAACAAACTCACTTGGAATGGTGAAGACACGAAAGGTATGAAAGCCGCAGCAGGAGAATATCAATTCCTGGCAGAGGCAAAAACAGCGGACGGAAAAAAACTCGGCATCAAAACAGATTTCGATGGCGTTATCACAGGCGTGAGTTATTCCTCTGAAGGCCCGGTTCTAAATGTTGGAAACCAGGCGATTCGCTTCAGAGACGTGAAGAAGATCACAGACCCTCGTCTTATGAGGAACGACCAGAATGTAAATGATGTCACCAACCTAGACTTGAAAAAGGATGATGCCACAGGACAAACTAAGAAAGAGGCAAATGTAGTTCAACAAAGTCCTACTACTGCGTCTGCTCCTGCGCCAAAATCTAAGATCATGGATACGGTGGGTTTATCTCGCGACATGATGGAAAAGATCGCGAAGGAGACGGCGAAGTAA